One Aegilops tauschii subsp. strangulata cultivar AL8/78 chromosome 2, Aet v6.0, whole genome shotgun sequence genomic window, TGCGGCAGTTTTAGCTATATGGCACACCTGTGTCAAATATCACGGTCCACAAACGAAAGACAACCTACATACACACATATGCTCTTTGACGGGCGCGGTCGCACGTCGCACCTCCGCATgctagtatataagtatatgttTGGGAAAAGAAGACTTGGTATTTCTTTCTTTGAGTTAGAGAGGCTTCAACATTAACATGATAGGTATGGTATGAATCGATCAATAACCGGATAAAAAATACGCCCGGAAGAACACATGAAAATTGAcaccgtgcatgcatgcatgactaAATGTAGAAATTGACAAAAACTTAACATGGATCGACCATCCAGCAAAACATGGATGCATGACGAAATTAATCAACACAAAATAAACATGGGTCGGTCATTGAGTAGCCATATAATTAAGGATCGATCATAATGATGGTATTTTGACCCATCGGAGCTGGAGGTGGATGATGCCGGTGGCGACGTTCCTGAGCTTGAGCAACGCGTCCTGCACCACCTGCCCTTCCTCCCACACGATGCTGCTCTCATCCGCCAGGCAGCAGCTCCCTCCGGCACCGCCACGGTGAGGCCGCACGGTGCGCACCACGGTGCCACTCCGGATGTCCTCCAGGTCCATCCGGGCCATCTGCAGCAGCGGCTCCAGGTCCACCTCCGCATCCCCCATCTTGTCGTCCTTGCTGAACTTGTCCTTGTCGAACACCTCCTGCGTACATATCCATGCACAAGTACATTACGATTCATGTAACTAAGTTGTATGCATGCAGCATGCGGCGAAAACATCTATATGACCATTCAACTTCTTCAACTTACTATCTTGATCGGTGTTGTTGGATTCGTGACGGCGAGGGTGAGATCCTCGTTCCAGACCGGGTTCACCGTCTTCTTGATGACGTTCGTCATCACCTTCTGGTTGTCCAGCTCAAGCACGACGTAGGGGTCGCTGCCGTTGGCATCACAGTTCACGAGGTTGACCCCCCGCAGCACCCGCACGCTCAGCATCCCCGGCGGCACCGGCTCCGACGTCATCTCAATTGCTCTATTGTTAATTGTTGTTGTTGATCTGATCTTGGAATGTGTGCATGCCAATTCTCGTTTGTTCTTGTTGGAGGCAGGAAATGATCACCAGAATGATGAGGGAATGTAGACATGCATGGCATGCTAGCCTTTGGTGTAATGATTCATTGGCCGTGTCTTGTGGAACTCTGTGTTATTTGTACTCTGCTATTTCAGGACGCTTTCGTGCATCTGCAAAAATCTAGCACTTCCGAGTCCTCACGTCACATTGTTGTGCCGAAAATGCCGCATCAACATTCTGGTGTGTCCTGGTTGCGGTTGTGACCTAGGGTGCTAAATTGCGTCTATTCAAGAACCCTTCTACCAACATTTTCAAGTACTGGTGGTCATGCTCCTGTGGCCAAGAAGGCTGAGGCCCTCGTGTGCCGCAACCTGGGCATCGTTCAGAATGGtgaggacatcaccgagcttgCTCTGGACAACTTAGCAAGAAGTTCAAGAATCGCCTCCTTGACGACGTGATCGGAGCACGAGGGCTCTGTTCAAGCTCGACGACGCCAATGTCAGTGCAGCTCGTCGGTGGTCAGAATGTGCTCGACCACGTCGACGCGAAAGCTGCCTGATGCTGTTGATTAGGGTTATGTTGTTGTTATGTTAATGCGTTCACTGATGGTTATGCGGGGAGCTAGTCCCCGTGCTATTGAGCCATGCGTGGTTGTTTGTAGGCTGTTTAAGCAAGCCTTTAGCTACTCTATTAGTGCAAGTGTGTACTCTTGCTGCGTTTCAACTCTGGCTGATGAGCCATGTGCTAGGGATCGCTTTGTGTCCAAATGGTAGAACAACCTGTCAATTTTCTCTGCTGGAATGTACAAGGGCTGAAATACCCTGATCAGCACGCAATCGTCAATGAAACCATCTCTACATCCCCCTATCAAATTGTTTGTCTTCAAGAAACAAAATTAGATCAGATCGACCAATTCACCACCGTGTTCCTGGGAGGTAACAGACTCCGCAGTTTCGCGCAAAGGCCGGTGACCGGCACCGGAGGGGCTCCGCTAATGCTACGGGAAGATCATGTTGTGGATATCACTGGCATCACCGCTACCACATATCGCCTTTCGGCAATGGTCCATGTCAAGGCTTCAGGCATCCGTTTTAAAATTATTTTGGTCTATGGACCGACCACCTCTTCTCTGAAAGAGACTTTCTTCACTAACCTCGCAAGCCAAAAACCGCCCAATGGAGAACTATGGCTGGCCTTGGGCGACTTTAACCAAATTTACCGTGTCCATGATAAGAACAAACATAACATCAATAGAAGGAGGATAAATTGGTTCCGCGCCACACTCCATGAGTGCGATCTCAAGGAGATCCATCTTCAGAATAGGCGGTTCACATGGAGTAATGAGAGAAATAACGCGACCTTGTGCAAGCTCGATTCCTTCTCCTGCAATGCCGAATGGGACTTGCAGTTTAGCACCCACATTCTACAGGCACTCTCATCTTTGCTATCGGACCACTGTCCACTGCTACTCGCTAACGACAGAGGGCCTCATAGGCGTTGTTCCTTCAAGTTCGAGAAATTTTGGGCTTCCCTTCTGGGGTTTAAAAATGTGGTTGCCAATGCTTGGAATGAGCACAATGAGCATACCAAACCCTGTCGGGTGTTGCACCACAAACTAAAGCAGAGTGGTATTAGGCTCTCGGAGTGGAGTAGAGGTTTATTCTCAATGGCTAACATCATGCACCATGCTGCCCTCTTGGTCATCCTTCACCTCGAAATGGCCCAAGACTCACGACAACTTTCCGATGACGAAATAGACCTCTGCTCCAGGCTCAAGTGGAGAGCTATCGCCCTGGCGATCCTTGAGAGGGCTAGGAAAAACAAATTTGTGGGAATTTCCAATCTCAAACAGGGAGACGCAAACACAAATTTTTTCCATCGCCGAGTTAATGCACGCAGGTGCAAAAACCACACCCACCGTATCAAACACAACCTTGGTTGGGTCACCGAGCATTCTCAAAAGGAAGATGTTATCCATGATTTACTTCTTAATGGTCATGGGTAAAAGGCACCATGGCAACCACATACTTCAACTAGGAGGGGCTAAACCTTGATGTCCGCGACGAATTGGGCAACCTCGCAGATCCCATCTCCGAGGAGAAGGTGTGTGAGGCCATCAACCAAATGCCCAATGACAGGGCGCATGACCCGGATGGTTTCACCGGccttttcttcaaaagatgttgGGGCATAATCAAGCATGATGTTATGAAGGCCATCTCTCTCTTTGAAAGCCCCCACATGACCAACCTACACTGGATCAACTCCTCAATATCGTTCTACTCCCAAAGAAGGATGGGGCCGAGGAAATTTCTGATTACCGCCCAACTAGCCTCATACACGCTATTACCAAGATCATTGCCAACGTTCTCGCCATCTGTCTTAGCCACCACATTCTCCACCTTGTCTCCAACGCTCAAAGTGCTTTCATAAAGACAAGAAGTATCCATGACAATTTCATGTATGCGAGGAATCTTGCGTGGAGGCTCCACAAGTGCAAAACCCCATCGCTCCTCTTCAACTTGGACATTCGGAAGGCTTTAGATTCAGTAAAATGGGAATACATCATTGACATCCTTCATCGTTAGGGGTTCCCATGCATTTTTCGAGATTGGATcatgatacatctccgtcgtatctgtaattttttattgttcaatGCCAATATtgtacaactttcacatacttttggcaacattttatattattttttgggactaacatattgatccagtgcccagtcccagttcctgtttgttgcatgtttttggtttcatagaatatccatatcaaacgaagtccaaacgcgataaaatttacggagaattatattggaatatatgtgatttttgggaggtggaatcaacgcaaatgAAGGCCCACAGCCTCCACAAGATACCAGGGCGCGACTTCTCCCTTGGCGCACGGTGGTGCCTTGTGGGCACCCCGTGAGTTGGTTGGgactctacttcgggcgcaaggaagcttatatccggaaaaaaatcgtgttaaaatctcagcgcaatcggagttacggactTTCGTATAtttaagaaacggttttcggccagaaaacaggaatgcaaaacagaagataacagagagagagatccattctagggaggaggccaaggaagaagaagaaggaggatggCTCTCTCCCCCCTTTCTCCCGGTGGCGCAAGAGTGCCGCCAGGGCAAGGATCATGACGGCAATC contains:
- the LOC109734650 gene encoding GTPase activating protein 1-like — encoded protein: MTSEPVPPGMLSVRVLRGVNLVNCDANGSDPYVVLELDNQKVMTNVIKKTVNPVWNEDLTLAVTNPTTPIKIEVFDKDKFSKDDKMGDAEVDLEPLLQMARMDLEDIRSGTVVRTVRPHRGGAGGSCCLADESSIVWEEGQVVQDALLKLRNVATGIIHLQLRWVKIPSL